A stretch of Thermococcus bergensis DNA encodes these proteins:
- the asnS gene encoding asparagine--tRNA ligase — MIEKVYCADVKPKMEGERVKLAGWVYRKREVGSKVFIVLRDSSGIVQTVFTKELSEDAYTKAKQVGIESSVIIEGTVKVDSRAPTGVEVQADKIEIIQNVDFFPITKDASEEFLLDVRHLHLRSPKVADIMKVKATLIQAAREWLLQDGWYEVFPPILVTGAVEGGSTLFKLKYFDREAYLSQSAQLYLEAAIFGLEKVWSLTPSFRAEKSRTRRHLTEYWHLELEAAWMDLWDIMKVEEELVSYMVQRTLELRRSEVERFRKDLTTLKNAEPPFPRISYDEAIDILQSKGVKIEWGEDMGADEERVLTDEFDRPFFVYGYPKHIKAFYMKEDPEDPRKVLAADMLAPEGYGEIIGGSQREDDYDKLVQRIIEEGMDPKNYEWYLDLRKYGSVPHSGFGLGLERLVAWVLKLDHIRWATLFPRTPSRIYP; from the coding sequence ATGATTGAGAAGGTTTATTGTGCGGATGTAAAGCCAAAAATGGAAGGGGAAAGAGTAAAACTTGCCGGATGGGTTTATAGAAAAAGAGAGGTTGGAAGTAAAGTCTTTATAGTCCTTAGAGACTCAAGTGGCATAGTACAAACGGTCTTTACAAAAGAGCTCAGCGAAGATGCTTATACCAAAGCAAAGCAGGTTGGAATAGAATCAAGCGTGATAATTGAAGGAACCGTTAAAGTTGACTCAAGAGCTCCAACAGGAGTTGAAGTCCAGGCGGACAAGATTGAAATCATCCAGAATGTTGACTTCTTCCCAATAACAAAAGACGCAAGCGAGGAATTCCTCTTAGATGTGAGGCATTTGCACCTCCGTTCACCCAAAGTAGCGGACATCATGAAGGTCAAAGCGACCTTGATACAGGCAGCGAGGGAATGGCTCCTACAGGATGGATGGTATGAGGTATTCCCACCAATTTTGGTCACCGGCGCAGTTGAAGGTGGCTCAACTCTCTTCAAGCTGAAGTACTTTGATAGAGAAGCCTACCTCAGCCAGTCAGCCCAGCTTTACCTTGAGGCGGCAATATTTGGACTGGAAAAGGTTTGGAGCTTAACTCCAAGCTTCAGGGCTGAGAAGAGCAGGACAAGGAGACACCTCACCGAGTACTGGCACCTTGAGCTTGAGGCAGCTTGGATGGATCTGTGGGACATAATGAAAGTCGAGGAGGAGCTTGTAAGTTATATGGTGCAGCGCACTCTCGAGCTCAGAAGAAGTGAGGTTGAGAGGTTCAGAAAAGACCTCACAACACTCAAAAACGCAGAGCCACCCTTCCCAAGGATAAGCTATGATGAGGCCATAGACATCCTCCAGAGCAAAGGAGTCAAGATAGAGTGGGGAGAGGACATGGGTGCTGACGAGGAAAGAGTTCTAACAGATGAATTTGACAGGCCATTCTTTGTCTACGGCTACCCCAAGCACATTAAGGCCTTCTACATGAAAGAAGACCCCGAAGACCCGAGAAAAGTCCTGGCTGCTGACATGCTGGCCCCAGAGGGATACGGTGAAATCATCGGTGGAAGCCAGAGAGAAGACGACTACGACAAGCTTGTTCAGAGAATAATTGAAGAGGGCATGGATCCCAAGAACTACGAGTGGTATCTCGACCTTAGAAAGTATGGAAGTGTCCCACACAGCGGTTTTGGACTTGGGTTAGAAAGGCTCGTTGCTTGGGTACTGAAGCTAGACCACATCAGATGGGCAACTCTGTTCCCAAGAACACCCTCAAGGATTTACCCATAA
- the cpsA gene encoding carboxypeptidase CpsA, giving the protein MEDKIIELAKQLESCVVEKRRDFHMHPEVRFEEVRTSQIVEEELKKLGYEVVRTAGTGVIGILRGSKEGKTVALRADMDALPIQEENDVPYKSKVPGKMHACGHDAHTAMLLGAAKILAEIKDQLEGTVKLIFQPGEEGGAGAKKIVEEGHLDDVDAIFGIHVWAQLPSGVIATRKGPIMASSDGYIIRIKGKGGHAASPHLANDPTNPAADIYNALQKIVSRYVNPFLPAVITTPVITASHGYNVIPDVVEIKGTLRTFDMDLRNKIMARIEKIVKHYSEAWDCEGTVELFRTPYPPTVNDPELAEFAMKIAQTLGPVVEAEPTMGAEDFAFYLQKAPGVFIFLGIRNEEKGIVYPHHHPKFDIDESVLWKGTALYSLIAYKYLKDNIAV; this is encoded by the coding sequence ATGGAAGACAAGATTATAGAACTTGCCAAACAATTGGAGTCTTGTGTTGTTGAGAAGAGAAGGGATTTTCACATGCATCCCGAAGTCAGGTTTGAAGAAGTCAGGACTTCTCAGATTGTGGAGGAGGAGCTCAAAAAGCTTGGTTACGAAGTCGTCAGAACTGCTGGTACTGGTGTTATTGGAATTTTGAGAGGGAGCAAAGAAGGTAAAACGGTTGCCTTAAGGGCGGATATGGATGCCCTGCCAATTCAGGAGGAGAATGACGTTCCATACAAGTCCAAAGTTCCGGGAAAAATGCACGCTTGCGGTCACGATGCTCACACTGCAATGCTTCTTGGAGCGGCAAAAATACTGGCTGAAATTAAAGACCAGCTCGAGGGGACTGTGAAACTAATCTTCCAGCCCGGAGAAGAGGGCGGAGCAGGTGCCAAGAAGATAGTAGAAGAAGGACACCTGGATGACGTCGATGCCATTTTTGGAATCCACGTATGGGCCCAATTGCCATCGGGGGTAATTGCCACAAGGAAAGGGCCAATCATGGCTTCTTCCGACGGATACATAATAAGGATTAAAGGAAAAGGTGGCCATGCGGCATCTCCGCATCTTGCAAATGATCCTACTAATCCTGCGGCGGATATTTACAACGCACTCCAAAAAATAGTTTCAAGGTATGTTAATCCATTCTTGCCAGCGGTCATAACTACCCCCGTTATCACTGCAAGTCATGGGTATAATGTTATTCCGGATGTAGTAGAGATAAAGGGCACCCTCAGAACCTTTGATATGGACTTAAGAAACAAAATAATGGCCAGAATAGAGAAAATCGTGAAACATTATTCAGAAGCTTGGGACTGTGAAGGGACTGTTGAGCTATTTAGAACTCCTTATCCACCAACAGTAAACGACCCGGAACTTGCTGAATTCGCTATGAAAATTGCTCAAACCTTAGGGCCGGTTGTAGAGGCTGAACCCACTATGGGAGCTGAGGATTTCGCCTTCTACTTACAAAAAGCCCCGGGAGTCTTTATCTTCCTGGGAATTAGAAATGAAGAGAAGGGCATAGTATATCCCCACCACCATCCAAAATTTGACATAGATGAAAGTGTACTCTGGAAAGGGACTGCACTGTATTCTTTAATAGCATACAAATACCTCAAGGACAACATAGCAGTATAG
- a CDS encoding DUF362 domain-containing protein — protein MPEKIRIIVNEDKCYLCGGCAGVCPALAIRVSSSRWEFFPDKCISCRICVSTCPVGALSAEPLEGEL, from the coding sequence ATGCCAGAAAAAATTAGGATCATTGTAAACGAGGATAAGTGCTATCTCTGCGGTGGCTGTGCTGGAGTTTGTCCGGCCCTTGCGATAAGAGTTTCCTCTTCAAGGTGGGAGTTCTTCCCCGATAAATGCATTTCCTGCAGAATATGTGTAAGTACTTGCCCTGTGGGAGCTTTAAGTGCTGAACCTCTGGAGGGAGAGCTATGA
- the surR gene encoding sulfur metabolism transcriptional regulator SurR: MSEPDIFYILGNKVRRDLLSHLTCTECYFSLLSSKVNVSSTAVSKHLKIMEREGVLKSYEKEEGFIGPTRKYYSIAVSKTFLVTVTPNIFWYKSLDLGSPEKLERFEIRLDELDKSPKSLHSMVTAFIEANKKLEQIIDALKTIESYRNNLMKSIKERYLKEIGDMTQLAILHYLLLYGNTTVEQLSDVLNLKEREIKEKIEELSKVIPLSLKEDIIEIDEEELMKREAK, translated from the coding sequence ATGTCTGAACCAGATATATTTTACATCTTAGGGAACAAGGTGAGGAGGGACTTACTCAGCCACTTGACATGTACCGAATGCTACTTCAGCCTGCTCAGCAGCAAGGTTAACGTTTCCTCCACTGCTGTTTCAAAACACCTGAAAATAATGGAAAGAGAAGGAGTTTTGAAGTCCTATGAAAAAGAGGAAGGGTTTATTGGACCTACAAGGAAATACTACTCCATAGCCGTTTCAAAAACGTTTCTTGTAACTGTCACACCCAATATATTCTGGTATAAAAGTCTGGATTTGGGTTCTCCCGAGAAGCTTGAAAGATTCGAAATCAGGCTTGATGAGCTTGATAAGTCCCCAAAAAGCTTACATTCCATGGTAACAGCTTTTATAGAGGCAAACAAAAAGCTGGAGCAGATAATAGATGCTTTAAAAACTATTGAGAGCTACAGAAACAACCTCATGAAGAGCATTAAGGAAAGATATTTGAAGGAAATCGGCGACATGACCCAGCTTGCTATCCTTCATTACTTGTTGCTCTACGGTAACACAACAGTCGAGCAGTTAAGCGATGTTTTGAACCTCAAAGAAAGAGAAATTAAGGAGAAGATTGAGGAACTCTCAAAAGTGATACCGCTAAGCTTAAAAGAAGACATCATAGAAATTGATGAGGAAGAGCTTATGAAAAGAGAAGCAAAATGA
- the trmY gene encoding tRNA (pseudouridine(54)-N(1))-methyltransferase TrmY, whose product MRTFIIKANKARTKADFSLKDLPGTSGRIDLLCRSLNSAFLLSHGFRKDVRVWLNLSGPPNPPKTIRFEGSEIKPKTINPDEMSLAKIIMKALKVGEGIKEPAKEYSVLPGIYVSNLRFEDIIRKTIKSSTLYYLHEEGKPIEKMKFEGNVAFVLGDHEGLAKEDEAFLEGIAEKVSVGKKSYLTSHVIAYVNIFLDRVL is encoded by the coding sequence GTGAGGACTTTCATAATAAAGGCCAATAAAGCCCGTACAAAAGCGGATTTTAGCCTGAAAGACCTCCCCGGAACAAGTGGGAGGATTGATTTGCTTTGCAGGTCTTTAAATTCGGCATTTCTTCTTTCTCACGGGTTTAGGAAGGACGTCAGGGTGTGGCTCAACCTCAGCGGGCCTCCCAACCCTCCAAAAACCATCAGATTTGAGGGGAGTGAAATAAAGCCTAAGACAATAAACCCGGATGAGATGAGCCTTGCCAAGATAATAATGAAAGCCCTAAAAGTTGGCGAGGGCATAAAAGAGCCTGCAAAGGAATATTCCGTCCTTCCCGGCATTTATGTGAGCAATCTGAGGTTTGAAGACATTATCCGGAAAACTATCAAAAGCTCAACTCTCTACTACCTTCACGAAGAAGGGAAGCCGATTGAAAAAATGAAGTTCGAAGGCAACGTTGCCTTTGTTCTTGGGGATCACGAAGGGTTAGCAAAAGAAGATGAAGCTTTCCTTGAAGGAATAGCGGAAAAAGTTAGTGTGGGAAAAAAGAGCTATCTGACGTCCCACGTAATAGCCTACGTCAACATATTTCTCGACAGAGTCCTTTAA
- a CDS encoding AbgT family transporter, which produces MAQANEGLLMKFVNWIERVGNKLPHMFWIFLGLWFLVIILSGIFGGVSAVDPAKGEEIKVVSLLNREGLAWILTNMVSNFAKFPPLGLVLVMMMAAGFAERSGFIPAIMKTLTRVPEKYLIPAIFIVGICGNLASDASLVIIPPLSAALFYSRRKDPIFGLILGYVAASAGFTANIFIAGTDVLLAGITDAAVKIVDPNYNVTLVPTTCEVV; this is translated from the coding sequence ATGGCCCAAGCAAACGAAGGATTGTTAATGAAGTTTGTTAACTGGATAGAAAGAGTGGGCAACAAACTGCCCCACATGTTTTGGATCTTCTTGGGTCTCTGGTTCTTAGTGATTATACTCTCCGGAATTTTTGGAGGAGTGTCTGCAGTAGATCCAGCAAAAGGGGAAGAAATTAAGGTAGTAAGCCTATTAAACAGAGAGGGTCTTGCCTGGATTCTAACAAATATGGTCTCAAACTTCGCAAAATTCCCACCACTCGGACTGGTACTGGTAATGATGATGGCAGCAGGATTTGCAGAAAGATCAGGATTTATCCCAGCAATCATGAAGACTCTAACCCGAGTTCCAGAGAAATATCTAATCCCAGCAATATTTATTGTGGGAATTTGTGGAAACTTGGCCTCAGATGCGTCTTTGGTAATAATTCCGCCACTTTCGGCAGCACTCTTCTACTCTAGAAGAAAAGACCCCATTTTTGGATTGATATTGGGTTATGTTGCAGCATCAGCAGGTTTTACTGCAAATATATTTATCGCAGGAACTGACGTGCTGCTTGCGGGAATCACAGATGCGGCTGTAAAAATAGTAGACCCGAACTATAATGTAACCCTAGTTCCCACCACCTGTGAAGTTGTATAA
- the pdo gene encoding protein disulfide oxidoreductase, which produces MALISDGDKKIIKEEFFSKLVNPVKLIVFTGKEHCQYCDQLKQLIEEISELSDLISYEVHDFDSEKELAEKYRIDKAPVTIITQDGKDFGVRYFGLPAGHEFGSFLEDIVDVSRGETDLSEETKEAVRNIDRDVEIYVFVTPTCPYCPMAVRMAHKFAIENALAGKGKILGDMIEAIEFPEWADQYSVMAVPKVVIRVDGEDKVSFEGAYPEKMFLEKLLQALE; this is translated from the coding sequence ATGGCACTTATTAGTGATGGAGACAAGAAGATAATTAAAGAGGAGTTCTTTTCAAAGCTCGTTAACCCGGTTAAGCTCATCGTCTTCACAGGAAAAGAGCACTGCCAGTACTGTGACCAGTTGAAGCAGCTTATAGAAGAGATTAGCGAGCTTAGCGACCTTATAAGCTATGAAGTGCATGATTTTGACAGTGAAAAGGAGCTTGCCGAGAAGTACAGAATTGATAAAGCCCCAGTAACCATAATAACCCAAGATGGGAAAGACTTTGGAGTTAGGTACTTTGGCCTTCCAGCAGGGCATGAGTTTGGATCATTCTTAGAGGACATTGTTGACGTATCGAGAGGCGAAACAGACCTTTCAGAAGAGACTAAAGAGGCAGTAAGGAACATCGACAGGGATGTTGAAATATATGTCTTTGTGACCCCAACATGCCCGTACTGCCCGATGGCAGTTAGAATGGCCCACAAGTTTGCAATTGAGAACGCACTTGCAGGAAAGGGCAAGATCCTTGGAGACATGATAGAGGCAATAGAATTCCCCGAGTGGGCAGACCAGTACAGCGTCATGGCAGTTCCAAAGGTCGTTATAAGAGTCGACGGGGAAGACAAGGTTTCATTCGAAGGTGCTTATCCAGAGAAGATGTTCCTCGAGAAGCTTCTCCAAGCTTTAGAGTGA
- a CDS encoding IS982 family transposase (programmed frameshift), which produces MVVLSFQRKILIIKSEIYPIISKHYPKNTHREIISLYDLITFAILAHLHFNGVYKHAYRVLIEEMKLFPKIRYNKLTERLNRHEKLLLLAQEELFKKHAREYVRILDSKPIQTKELARKNRKDKEGSSEVISEKPAVGFVPSKKFYYGYKLTCYSDGNLLALLSVDPANKHDVSVVREKFWVIVEEFSGCFLFLDKGYVSRELQEEFLKFGVVYTPVKRGNQISNLEEKKFYKYLSDFRRRIETLFSKFSEFLLRPSRSVSLRGLAVRILGAILAVNLDRLYNFTGGGN; this is translated from the exons GTGGTTGTATTGAGCTTTCAAAGGAAAATCCTGATCATAAAATCCGAAATCTATCCGATAATCAGCAAACACTACCCGAAAAACACTCACAGGGAAATAATCAGCCTCTACGACCTGATAACCTTCGCAATACTAGCACACTTGCACTTTAACGGAGTTTACAAGCACGCTTACAGAGTCCTAATCGAAGAAATGAAGCTGTTCCCCAAAATCAGGTACAACAAACTAACAGAACGCTTGAACAGGCACGAAAAACTCCTGCTCCTAGCGCAGGAAGAATTATTCAAAAAACACGCCAGAGAATACGTTAGAATACTGGACTCAAAGCCCATTCAGACCAAGGAGTTGGCCAGAAAAAACAGGAAGGATAAGGAGGGTTCTTCAGAAGTCATCTCTGAAAAGCCCGCAGTTGGGTTTGTTCCCTCT AAAAAGTTTTACTATGGGTACAAGCTGACCTGTTACTCTGATGGGAACCTGTTGGCTTTGCTGTCCGTTGATCCGGCAAACAAGCATGATGTGAGTGTTGTCAGGGAAAAGTTCTGGGTGATTGTTGAGGAGTTTTCTGGCTGTTTTCTGTTTTTGGATAAGGGTTACGTTAGTAGAGAACTTCAGGAGGAATTCCTGAAGTTTGGCGTTGTTTACACGCCAGTAAAGCGGGGGAATCAGATTAGCAATCTGGAGGAGAAGAAGTTTTACAAGTACTTGTCTGACTTTCGCAGGAGGATTGAGACTTTGTTTTCGAAGTTTTCTGAGTTTCTTCTGAGGCCGAGCAGGAGTGTTAGTTTGAGGGGGTTAGCTGTCAGGATTTTAGGGGCGATTCTGGCCGTGAATCTGGACAGATTATACAACTTCACAGGTGGTGGGAACTAG
- a CDS encoding amidohydrolase family protein, whose product MKAIVADYALDVEGIKKNVAVLIEEDKIAGIVPREKLNEFDVDETFGGSGYLLMPGLVNAHTHVAMNKFRGFGDDMPLDRWLKEVIWPMEKEWTEEEIYKWALIGIAEAVANGSTVINDHYFFAWKVAEAAEKLGVRAFIGQTVMDLVEMPIAEPELGFKFFKQWKDGGLVKATLAPHATDTVSGDLLKEVKEVAEKENALIHMHVSQSKEEVLRVKRREKMLPVEYLKEMGMLGKNFIGVHGVYLSKDEVKIYAESEATLVHCPISLAKLEGEIAPIIDLWELGGKIALGNDCAVSNNSLDMILEMKFAAILNKVKRKDPTTPTAKEVFYWATVGGAEALGLKAGLIKEGYLADLVLINTKKLHFLPKENVLSHIVYSAKGSDVEKVFVGGELIYDRGKFLKTEEIEKLLND is encoded by the coding sequence GTGAAGGCCATCGTGGCCGATTATGCCCTCGATGTTGAGGGGATTAAAAAGAACGTTGCCGTTCTTATAGAGGAGGACAAAATAGCCGGAATTGTTCCCCGTGAAAAGCTTAATGAGTTTGACGTGGATGAGACCTTTGGGGGAAGTGGGTATCTTCTCATGCCCGGGCTTGTCAATGCTCATACTCACGTTGCAATGAATAAATTCAGGGGATTTGGCGATGACATGCCCCTCGACAGGTGGCTTAAAGAGGTAATATGGCCAATGGAAAAGGAATGGACTGAGGAGGAAATCTACAAATGGGCATTAATAGGGATTGCCGAGGCAGTAGCAAACGGATCAACCGTAATAAACGACCACTACTTTTTTGCATGGAAAGTAGCGGAAGCGGCTGAAAAGCTGGGCGTTAGGGCTTTTATCGGGCAGACGGTGATGGATCTTGTTGAGATGCCCATAGCGGAGCCTGAACTGGGATTTAAGTTCTTCAAACAGTGGAAGGACGGAGGTCTTGTAAAGGCAACACTTGCCCCTCATGCAACGGACACCGTTTCAGGGGATTTGTTAAAGGAAGTCAAAGAAGTTGCAGAAAAGGAAAACGCACTGATTCACATGCACGTCTCTCAAAGCAAAGAAGAGGTCCTTCGGGTCAAAAGAAGAGAAAAGATGCTGCCGGTTGAGTACCTAAAGGAAATGGGAATGCTGGGGAAGAACTTTATAGGGGTTCACGGCGTGTACCTTTCAAAAGATGAGGTTAAAATTTACGCGGAAAGTGAAGCAACCCTTGTCCACTGTCCTATAAGTCTGGCAAAGCTTGAGGGAGAAATCGCTCCAATAATAGACCTGTGGGAGCTTGGTGGAAAAATTGCCCTTGGAAACGACTGTGCCGTGTCAAACAACTCCCTTGATATGATTCTCGAAATGAAGTTTGCGGCAATACTCAACAAGGTGAAGAGAAAAGACCCAACAACACCAACTGCAAAAGAGGTATTCTACTGGGCAACCGTTGGAGGAGCCGAAGCGCTGGGACTAAAAGCTGGCCTCATAAAAGAAGGCTACTTAGCGGACCTGGTTCTGATAAACACAAAGAAGCTCCATTTCCTGCCGAAGGAAAACGTGCTTTCGCACATTGTATACTCAGCGAAGGGAAGCGATGTGGAGAAGGTTTTTGTGGGAGGGGAGCTGATATACGACAGAGGGAAGTTCCTAAAAACGGAAGAAATCGAGAAGCTTCTCAACGATTAA
- a CDS encoding geranylgeranyl reductase family protein encodes MRYDVVVVGAGIAGPIVARNVAKEGYSVLLIDKKSAIGAPKQCAEGITITVFEKYDIPYDKRFINREIYGAKLYSPSGYELELRYNDVSGVILERKVFDKMLAFYAARAGADVLVRTEAVDVIRENGAIKGIRAKHEGEPIEIYADVIVAADGVESTIARKAGINTYAPPHEFDSAYEYEMLIEGFDPDLIHLWFGNEVAPRGYVWVFPKDEDRANVGIGINADNPKTAKYYLDKWLKENNIPAKKLLEINVGVVPVGGIVKELAKDNVVVVGDAARQVNPMHGGGMAEAMEAGTIASKWIVKALEEENLELLKNYTKEWWEKDGKRLERVLKVRKVVEKLTDEDLDVFIQVLSGADAEKIAGGDYLEVIKALLKHPKVLMSPRRIALLKELL; translated from the coding sequence ATGAGATACGATGTTGTTGTTGTCGGGGCAGGAATTGCGGGCCCAATAGTCGCTAGAAATGTTGCCAAGGAAGGGTACTCAGTTCTTCTCATAGATAAGAAGTCTGCTATAGGCGCCCCAAAGCAGTGTGCTGAGGGAATCACCATAACAGTCTTTGAGAAATACGATATTCCCTACGATAAGAGATTCATAAACCGCGAGATTTACGGAGCAAAGCTATATTCTCCGAGCGGTTACGAGCTTGAACTCAGGTACAACGATGTAAGCGGGGTTATTTTGGAGAGAAAAGTATTCGATAAAATGCTCGCTTTCTATGCTGCAAGGGCTGGAGCCGATGTGCTCGTCAGAACTGAGGCTGTAGATGTCATTAGGGAAAACGGCGCTATAAAAGGAATAAGAGCAAAACACGAAGGAGAGCCCATTGAAATATATGCCGACGTTATTGTAGCAGCTGATGGTGTTGAGAGCACCATAGCGAGGAAGGCAGGCATAAACACCTACGCTCCACCTCACGAGTTTGACTCGGCATATGAGTACGAAATGCTCATCGAGGGATTTGATCCAGACTTGATTCACCTGTGGTTCGGAAACGAAGTGGCACCCAGAGGCTACGTATGGGTCTTCCCGAAGGACGAGGACAGGGCCAACGTGGGCATTGGAATAAACGCCGACAACCCAAAAACAGCTAAGTACTACCTCGACAAGTGGCTCAAGGAAAACAACATCCCGGCAAAGAAACTCCTCGAAATTAACGTTGGAGTAGTCCCAGTTGGTGGTATCGTCAAGGAGCTTGCCAAAGACAATGTGGTCGTTGTGGGAGATGCTGCCAGACAGGTAAACCCAATGCACGGCGGTGGAATGGCAGAAGCCATGGAGGCAGGAACAATAGCAAGCAAATGGATAGTAAAAGCACTTGAAGAGGAAAACCTTGAACTTCTGAAGAACTATACAAAAGAGTGGTGGGAAAAGGACGGCAAAAGATTGGAAAGAGTCCTTAAAGTCAGAAAAGTCGTGGAAAAATTAACTGACGAAGATCTGGATGTATTTATCCAAGTGCTAAGCGGGGCAGATGCGGAAAAAATTGCAGGCGGCGATTATCTGGAAGTCATAAAGGCCCTCCTCAAGCATCCAAAAGTGCTCATGAGCCCAAGAAGGATAGCCCTCCTTAAGGAGCTTCTCTGA